TAAAGTCTGGTTCCCTTAAGGGTTAAATACCACCGCAAGGAACATCTTAAATCTTTCCACCGCATAAAGGGCATGGGGAATGCCTGCGGGCATCACTATCATCTGGCCGGCCTTCAGGCGGAACTTTCTGTCTCCTACGGTTATTTCGGCCTCGCCGTCCAGGATCTGAACCAGGGCGTCACCGGGAGAGGAGTGAGCGCTGATTTCTTCTCCTTTGTCGAAAGCGAACAGGGTGAGAGTCACATTTTTGCCCTGAGCCAGGGTGCGGCTTTCGACCCTGCCCTCCCTATAATCGACAAGGTCCCCGATATCATGCACTTCGGCATGGGTTATGTTTTTGATAAGGTTTTTGGCGTTTTCCATTTTATATACCTCCGGATAATCCGATTTCTTTTCTATATTCTATCAATTTGTGATAAAATATGTATGACATTTATCACATTTTACAGGACGGAGGGGTGTTTTTATGAAACCCGCCGGCGATAGAAAGGGGAAATACACCTATAAGGATTACCTTACCTGGACCGGGGACGGCAGGTGGCAGTTGATAGACGGGATTGCCTACGATATGAGCCCTTCCGCTTCGCTGGAGCATCAGAGAGTTTTGAGGAAGATGCTTGTAAGACTTGATCTTTTTCTTACGGGCAAAAACTGCGTAGTATTCAGCGCGCCTTTTGATGTAAGGTTGCCGGAAGGAGATGAAGAAGACGAAGACGTAAGGACGGTAGTCCAGCCCGATATACTGGTAGTCTGCGATAGATCAAAACTAGATAAAAAAGGATGCAGAGGGGCGCCGGATCTGATAATCGAAATAGTATCACATTCATCCGCATCGATGGATTACATTAAAAAACTGAATTTATACGAAAGGCATGGTGTAAAGGAATACTGGATAGCCAATCCGGAAAACAGGACCGTAATGGTATACAGGCTCAACAGCGAGGGAGAATACGGGGTACCGGAAATTTGCCCCGACCGGGGTGAGATCAGGTCTGCTGTCCTAGAAGGGTTTTCAGTGAATTTAGGAGAAATATTCGATTAAAAAACAAGAGTTAAGGGGGATTTTCAAAGGTGATACAAGACTTCAAAGGGAAAAGACCCGATATCCATCAAAGCTGTTTTATTGCGCCCACCGCCGACATCATAGGGGATGTTACGGTGGGGGAGAACTCCAGCGTTTGGCACCGGGCGGTGCTGAGGGGAGACATCAACAGCATAAAGATAGGGGCCAATTCCAATATCCAGGACGGCACTGTAATCCACGTCGCCGAAGAGCACCCGGTGACGATCGGAGACTACGTGACGGTCGGGCACAGTGCCATTCTTCACGGGTGCACCATTAAGGACAACGCCCTCATCGGCATGGGCGCCATCGTGCTTGACGGTGCCGTCGTAGGCGAGGGAGCCCTGGTAGGGGCCGGCTCGTTGGTGCCCGAGGGCAAGGAAATCCCTCCTTACAGCCTGGCCATAGGGATACCGGCGAAAGTAGTAAGGCAGCTCACCCGGGAACAGATAGAAAAGATAAAAAAGAACGCCGAAGACTACGTGGAATGGGCGAAAGAATTCATGCAGGAATGAGATTTAATTTCTTACGAAAAAGCAGGATTTTTCATACAAATGTCGAATAATATTTTAATAAACGGCCATCGGAGGCCGTTAAGTATCCGACCGTGAGGAGGTCACCAGACGGAAAATAGGCCGGCAATGGATGCTGTAGCCATATAAATAAGGCAATAGTTTTTGGGGGAGATGTTTTTGCTTATCGCTGTGATTGATGGGCAGGGGGGCGGTATCGGAAAACATATTACTGCCAAGATACGCAAGGAATTGCCCCCGGAGGTGGAAATCCTGGCTTTAGGCACTAACGCTATGGCCACGGCGGCCATGCTTAAAGCCGGGGCCAATGAAGGGGCTACGGGAGAAAACGCTATTGTGAGGAATGTTCCCCGCGTGGATGTGATCGTAGGCCCGCTGGCTATTGTGCTGGCGGAGAGCATGCTCGGCGAAGTTACGCCTCGAATGGCGGCCAGTATAGCAGCCAGTCCTGCCTTAAAATTGCTCCTTCCCATCAACCGCTCGGGGGTAGAAGTGATCGGGGTTGCCAATGAGCCCTTGCCTCACCTAATAGATTCCCTTGTAGACCGGCTAAAGGAGTTGGTCGAGGCGAAAGACAGGGTAGATGGCCGGGGCGAGTAGCAAGGAGGAGTCGGTATGTGCGAAGCCAATGTTTATATTTTAAAGGACGACAGGGAAGAATTGGTTTTAGAGAGCGTGGATAAGGTAATTCCTCAAGAAGAGGGTATTCTGCTGGAAGACATTTTTGGCAAAAGAAAATTAGTGCGGGCTCGGATTAAAGAGATGGCTTTAGTGAATCATAGAATAATCCTGGAAGAAATTAAATGAGAGCGTGAAAACCTTACCATGGAGGTATGAAAAAGCCACGGAGGCTTTTGTAAAAGCTTCTCGTGGATTATTTTTTTAAAGAGGTGGTAATATGCATATTCCGGACGGTTTTCTAGATGCAAAAACCTGGATGAGCGCTGCGGCTTTAAGCAGCGTTGCCGTGGGTTACAGCATTAAAAAAACTCGGGATTCCCTCGGGGATCGGCAAGCGCCGGCTCTGGGGGTAATGGCTGCCTTTATTTTTGCCGCTCAGATGGTTAACTTCCCGGTGGGGGGAGGGACTTCCGGGCACCTTTTAGGTGCTGCCCTGGCTACAGCTCTGCT
The DNA window shown above is from Thermosediminibacter oceani DSM 16646 and carries:
- a CDS encoding cupin domain-containing protein, producing the protein MENAKNLIKNITHAEVHDIGDLVDYREGRVESRTLAQGKNVTLTLFAFDKGEEISAHSSPGDALVQILDGEAEITVGDRKFRLKAGQMIVMPAGIPHALYAVERFKMFLAVVFNP
- a CDS encoding Uma2 family endonuclease — encoded protein: MKPAGDRKGKYTYKDYLTWTGDGRWQLIDGIAYDMSPSASLEHQRVLRKMLVRLDLFLTGKNCVVFSAPFDVRLPEGDEEDEDVRTVVQPDILVVCDRSKLDKKGCRGAPDLIIEIVSHSSASMDYIKKLNLYERHGVKEYWIANPENRTVMVYRLNSEGEYGVPEICPDRGEIRSAVLEGFSVNLGEIFD
- a CDS encoding gamma carbonic anhydrase family protein encodes the protein MIQDFKGKRPDIHQSCFIAPTADIIGDVTVGENSSVWHRAVLRGDINSIKIGANSNIQDGTVIHVAEEHPVTIGDYVTVGHSAILHGCTIKDNALIGMGAIVLDGAVVGEGALVGAGSLVPEGKEIPPYSLAIGIPAKVVRQLTREQIEKIKKNAEDYVEWAKEFMQE
- a CDS encoding DUF3842 family protein; translated protein: MLIAVIDGQGGGIGKHITAKIRKELPPEVEILALGTNAMATAAMLKAGANEGATGENAIVRNVPRVDVIVGPLAIVLAESMLGEVTPRMAASIAASPALKLLLPINRSGVEVIGVANEPLPHLIDSLVDRLKELVEAKDRVDGRGE
- a CDS encoding CooT family nickel-binding protein produces the protein MCEANVYILKDDREELVLESVDKVIPQEEGILLEDIFGKRKLVRARIKEMALVNHRIILEEIK